Part of the Vigna unguiculata cultivar IT97K-499-35 chromosome 3, ASM411807v1, whole genome shotgun sequence genome, GATTCACTATGTAAAgtgaaggtctaggtgcaattgtgtggatgcattgcatctagggggagtttttgatttgtagatcaaactccttagtctttagggtcttgaattatatatatgctcttgtaattattataactctattgatttagtggaatcctcctaagtgggttgcttaggagaagactggatgtagattcatcttgaatcaaaccagtataaattgttatGTTCGTTGTTTCTCTCATCTTTAATGCCTTTCCTAATTGCCTTAATCAGTCCATTAATACAGAACTGGAAAATTGGTTATTTGGGGTTGTCAAgattaaagaaactttcaagattcatttaaaattagtaaaatattgaataaccaattcaccccaCCCCCTCTTGGTTGGGTTATATTAGACAGATCTGATTTACCAAAGGAGTGACATGTGAAGTAATATAACCTTCACATGTACTTAAAAATGACATGTGAAAATTAGAAACTCTTCAAAGTActacttaattaattttgattttgttgaacaTACTTAGAAGGACATGTGAAGTAGTTACAACCATCAGATGTACTTGAAAGTAACATGTGAAGGTACTTACAACCATCATATGTACTTAAAAATGACTTTTCATATTTCTAACCATCTACCCTTGTAATTCTAAATTAtcacataatattattttatgataggTTATATACTCTTTAAAATTTACAAGCTCCTTTACTTCTTTGTATCTTCCcacttattttagtttttttttgggTAAAACTTCTTTggaatctttttattctttccattgccataattattgtatttattcatAGTTCTTCTTATACTCCATCTTCAATAAACTTTTCCTTATACTATTTATATCAATTGGCCTATAAATCCTTAGATTGGATCACTATAAGTCTATTTAGACCACAGGCTAAAGAAATCGGACCAAAATGGGTATGCTTCAACTTAGGTTACTATTTTTTTAGCTTGACcgattttttttaatggattTATTTGTCTCGTTATGTTAAACTAAGCTGTTCTTGGCAACTCTATATGATAGAAAAggtagaaaatatgaaaaaaaaaaaaaaaggaagtggAAGAAGATGGTGTAGATCTTTACTAATagtttaccctttataattgtTCCAACGATCTCAACGTGATTCCTTCCTAATTGAGACTGTTATGAAGTTGGCAACATTAAAAGTTTTATCGTTTCTGCTTACTAGGCATCATGAAAATATGCATTGAATTGAACCATGAAACTTTTTCACTACAGCGGAAGCGAAAAACTATCAGTTAAGCTGGTTGATTGAAGAGATTATGTTAAGAGCTTATGAACATCTTATGATCAAATCCCTTAAAAATGACTTTATACCcgtttatatactataatttgacAAAATCTGTGAAATAGGGTGATTCAAAACAAGTACAAGAGTCTCAGTAAACCTCATTAAGATAAAACCTCTTCCAATCTTAGAAAGTGAGTTTAACTTTATCTCAACTTTATACAATTAACTTATAAGGTAAAATTTACTTCAAGttgtatattttaatgtaatcATATCTCTGATCTACATGAGATCTCTATCAAAACACAAGCAAATGCTTCTCTGaataatcatttattatttaaaaggaaGCAAGCTTATTGATAAGCTTAATGTTTGTCATCACACATCACCCACTTTTATCTGTGCTCCAATATCAAAATCCTTTCTGATTGGAAAAAGAATATCCGAGCCCCCTGAAGTTGATATtcttgaaaggaaaaaaaaaagtcaagtAGCAACAGTAAATCTTCCTTTGATGCAGAAAAGGGCAGGGCAGGTTGAATCATGCTATGAATAGACTTTGGTCTACCGATGAATAATCTGCAGAATCATAAAAGTAGCCAGGGGCTTCAGCAACAAGCCTTGGATCATAACATTCTGATATATCTATATTCTGCTGCCCAAAATTCATGTTGTACCATTCAGTTTGCAGCAAAAAGAAATTCAGGTCCTCTTCCAAAGGTGCTGCAGAAGCTGCCTCACTACCCAATAATAGATTCCTTTGGTAAAAATCCAGATCAGAAATGCAATCAAAATCAAATCCATCAGTTTTCAATCCCAAATTTGAGGTGAAAATGGGCTCTGAAGATTGATCATTCACGATGAGGCTTTTGGAATGATTAGGAAAGGTGTCAACTGCAGTTCCCATTGAACTCACAGGACTCACATAATCACTCTTGTAACCAGCATATAAAGGTTTGGTGTCTAAGCTGGGAGCAACCTCTTCTTCTGTTATAGAAGGATTAGAATTAATGGAAGCAATGGATTGTGATTGATCAACCTGAATGTGATGCCGTGTACCATGTAATGGCAACTGGCTGAAGCTATCCTCTGATTGAACAACTGTCTTCTGTTCTTCTTTGAGTGGACCTTTTGGAAACTCACCCCAAGAGTACTGTGTTTGTATGGTGCAATCAAATATTGCATGGCTTGCTTCTGATGACTCTACAGATGAAAAAGGTTGATTCAGGCTCATCTGTGAACTTTTTGGTGAAGCTCTTCTTTTTTCGGTTGTAGGCTCTGACAAGATTCCCTTGAGATCACCTTCATGACTTGGAGCATCCATCTGAAGTAGTAAACTTCCATCTGAATGACTGAAGCTGTCGATGGCAACATCATTTTGTTGCTTGTTGCTTGCAGTGTTTAGAAAACTAAGACTTCCTGGATCTTTTGAAGGTGAATCCGAATGCTTTATTCCACTTGAGGAAGATTTCTGATCATTTTCCTTTTGCAACCTACTCAAGTAGAGCCTGTATTTCTGCAggataaactattttttctcATCAAGGAACCCTATGAGTTTCATACTTCAAACTTAAAGACCATTAAACACTTTTCTCCCTCTTATTTCTCTCAAGTCTTCACGTTTAATTTTATggaaattttatcaaaattccTCCACTATATTTTTCCCTCCAACTAAACAGTATCTTAAAGACAACCTCTGTCATGATTTTAGCACAATATGGAGAATTAAGATACCCAGATGTTTATTGACAGTAATGTTATGACTGAAGTGTCCTATTAGGCACTCTTTCAATGATAATAGCTGAGGACTGTTAATATAGTATCACTTATGCAAAGCATATGAGCAAGTGATATACCTGCAAGTGACTAGCAACATTTTCTCTGGTTAACCAGGGAACACTCATCAAATCAAGAATTTTCTTGGGACCAACTTCTGCCAAACATAAGTTATATGTTACGTTCTTGTACATAAAAGATAAGGAGGTTTGTGTCATATTAACAAAAAGAGTAAGGTCAGAAATTACAATGTTGTTTGCCGAAGTCATAATTCATAATTACACTTATCAGAGAAGGTTGATAGAAAACTTACTATCAAATCCAATTTGATTCACGGCTTTGACAAATTTCTGGTGAAGATCCACAGACCAAACTACCCTAGCTTTCTTTGTGGGAGAATGATCTCCAAATTCTTTATCCTCGTGCTTGCTATCtgcatcttttcttttctttattgaGTTAATTTCTTCTACAGCAAACAGGTTACCATCATCGGACTGATCTGATCCATTCATCAGCAAGTGAAGGGCCTCAAAACCCTCATGGCTATCAAAATCTTTCGCTTCATGCATCCTTTTTCTAAAGACGTGCTGCCATATGTTTCTCAGTTCTTTCATTCTTATAGGCTTGAGGAGATAATCACATGCACCATGTTGAACACCTTTCATCACCCTGCTGGTTTCTCCATCAACAGACATCACTGTACACCATTGCCAAATGTGGCTTGTCAGCATAGACTTCAACTCAATGTCATCAAAAGATTACTTGAtacaatttaatgaaaaatatgaacatataaaattaaaagagaacTGACTAATAACAGGAAGATCCATCTCAAGTCCAACTTGCTCAAGAAGTTTGAAGCCATCCATGTCAGGCATGTTCACATCGCTGATCACTATGTCATACGCATCTTTCCTTTCTCGAAGTTTTTTCAGAGCCTCTGTCGCTAAACAACATGTAGTCACTGAAACACATAATAAGTAAGTCAGAAGAAAATACGTAAAAGAGCATACTAACAAGGGACACAATATGTGCTTGCTTCCAAAATTTGCTAATTTCATGAAAATTTGCGAATATGAACAGAGTAACAAGAAATCAAAAAGAGGGAGAAAGAGAACTTGAATTTGGAAGTTACTAAAGATGTTGATTGAATGAAATACATGAAAGACCTTATGTTACATTTGCAAATCGCTGAGCTCGAGCTTTTGCATAGTCCAATCCAATCTAACTCCATAAATTGCTAGAGTGCTTGacttaaataatgtaaaaaaaaaaaattgtccatgTTATGAAAGCTTTTACTGATACCATTGACATTAAGACTAAAACTCGTATGAGTTCTAAATCATTCCTTCAATATGGAGTCACATCTCTGGTTGAACAGGGCTTCTGAATCATTCTCTCTATGTGGAGTCACATAACTGGTTGGATTATATTTCAAGTTGCCTGGGGTTTTTATTTGTGCCATATAAAGTATGTAAATGCCAATGAGTTCCTTTTGCTTAACTGTGGCAATTCAAATTGCCTCATATCAGTAACATGGGTTCACTAATATGCCTGCCATCTTTCAATACACATCATAGCATCAATTAAGAAGAAACCTTATTCTTGATTTCCATTCTCCAATTACGGAGACTAAGAGTTGAAGCTCCGCTCAACTTTGTGCAAATAAATTCAACCCAAAGTGCAAAGATGCATAACGAACAGAAGTTAGCACAGGCTTAAACTCTTCTCTACCTACCACCATATTACAGAAACAGGAAAATTTGAACTCAACTAAGTTGTCGGTGTTTCCATTGTCGTATTAAACTGACTAGTGACATATTGGGCATTTCAGAACGCCACAGAAAGTGTGCACAAAGTTTTGCATAATAGAATCGGTCATTACTAAGATGAATTAATAAATAGGCTCTGATATCAGGTTAGATTTTATCTCAAAATCAATTGGCATAACAGGGATCCATGTGTTGCAGAAGCCTCTTGGCAACATCCAAACCCCAGGTACTTTTTATTAAGCCCCCTCAATCTTGATAAGTTTTATCATCCCAATTTGCCAACTTTTTCCTTTACTGAAAAAATGGAATTAAAAGAACAGCTTCGTACTCTGAGAAACACTTCAgttcaaaattataaacaaacgAATTAAACTGACCAAACAAAACACCACTAAGACACATGCAACTATCAAAATATAGCTCAACATGAACACATCCCATCATTGACTAAAACTTCAGATACCGCAAGTAAAAAACCAGAATCCAGCTATAGAAGACAAATAGCGTAACACAAGCtctaaaaaatatgaaatgagtTTCTTCACAAGTTAAGATCAGCTTATCAAAAcgttaaacaataaaatttagagAGCTTATATCGTTAAACTTACACAAGTTAACTTAAGAACTAACAAATTTTAGCTTAGAGAGAAGTTAATTTTATTCCTTCTCCTTATGTTTCTCTTCCAAAAGTTTCTTATCGAGAAGTTTATCCAATCACATCCAGCTTATAGATGTCAAAGCCCTTTTGTGCAACAAATCAGCGCCACCACAAAAGTAGCAGAGTGGAGAAACAAAAGGGTAACATAATAGCTAGCACTTGTGACGAGTAAAACAAACCAACCTTCATACAAACACTTCTTGAGCATCTTTTCAAGGATCCTCAACCATGTTGgatcatcatcaacaacaagAACTCGCAGACCAGCTGGAAAAGCCTCATGGCGTGGCGAAGAGAAGCAACCATTGTCCATGCTGTTGGAGAGAAGAGTCATAAGGATCACTGCTTCtcagttcaagaaaaaaatgggtTTGGCTTCTTTgggtttaaattaaaatttgaggtGAAGggaatatatgtgtgtgtatgtatatattatacaggtataaacatatatatatatatatatatatatatatatatataatttcatgcACTGTGACAAAAAAGCACTAACGAATATTAACGGTCCCAGTGGCGCACATTAGCTCATGTCCCATTTGGGTTATGATGTTCCAATTTTTGTGATGAAGAGAATAGTGTATACTAGGAACAAgaagtttttttatgtttaagagGGTAAAGAGGATATGAATAGATGATGAGAATGAGATTAATTTTTCTGTAAAAATGACAAATTTAGTGTTTAGAGATAATGGACTAAGAGAACATTGGGCTGGTTTTGCATTGCCATGTTCAgattgaaaataaacaaaagggATGATGATGAGAAGATTTGTTCAAATATCAAAATGTCATATCCAAGGGAAGAAGACAGAATCAAACTTTTCAGAAACGgaataaacaattaatttgtGCTGCAAAATGGAGCCAAAATAAAgtgtttgtgtaattttttttctaaaaagtttttgttttctataaaatCTTGGTAAATGAAAACAATACAAAAGTGAGAAATAACTtttcacgaaaaaaaaaaaagagagattatTCATAAGTT contains:
- the LOC114179475 gene encoding two-component response regulator ARR11-like, producing MTLLSNSMDNGCFSSPRHEAFPAGLRVLVVDDDPTWLRILEKMLKKCLYEVTTCCLATEALKKLRERKDAYDIVISDVNMPDMDGFKLLEQVGLEMDLPVIMMSVDGETSRVMKGVQHGACDYLLKPIRMKELRNIWQHVFRKRMHEAKDFDSHEGFEALHLLMNGSDQSDDGNLFAVEEINSIKKRKDADSKHEDKEFGDHSPTKKARVVWSVDLHQKFVKAVNQIGFDKVGPKKILDLMSVPWLTRENVASHLQKYRLYLSRLQKENDQKSSSSGIKHSDSPSKDPGSLSFLNTASNKQQNDVAIDSFSHSDGSLLLQMDAPSHEGDLKGILSEPTTEKRRASPKSSQMSLNQPFSSVESSEASHAIFDCTIQTQYSWGEFPKGPLKEEQKTVVQSEDSFSQLPLHGTRHHIQVDQSQSIASINSNPSITEEEVAPSLDTKPLYAGYKSDYVSPVSSMGTAVDTFPNHSKSLIVNDQSSEPIFTSNLGLKTDGFDFDCISDLDFYQRNLLLGSEAASAAPLEEDLNFFLLQTEWYNMNFGQQNIDISECYDPRLVAEAPGYFYDSADYSSVDQSLFIA